The Treponema medium genome has a window encoding:
- a CDS encoding dihydroorotate dehydrogenase: protein MSKLTLDFLGLHLANPLMTASGCFGYGTDYADFFDPNILGAAVLKGLTLEPRDGNAGVRIAETPSGMLNCVGLENVGYDEFVRRVLPEILPQLHIPLIININGKTAEEYAELAARLNDIAEVAAIELNISCPNVKHGGMAFGTDPAQTERVVSLVRAASRKPLIVKLSPNVTDITVFARIAEAQGADALSLINTVSGMAIDINTQKPLLGNIFGGLSGPAVKPIAVRMVYQASQVTSLPIVGMGGIRTAEDAIEFILAGASAVAVGCGLFNNPCAAVEILDGLERYCEKHQTAVTDLVGRSHPDRGTAYRSRLKHRGTVRSTVQ from the coding sequence ATGAGCAAACTTACACTGGATTTTTTAGGTTTACATTTAGCGAACCCGTTGATGACGGCGAGCGGCTGCTTCGGCTACGGTACCGACTATGCGGATTTCTTTGATCCGAATATACTCGGTGCAGCGGTGCTGAAAGGTTTAACGCTTGAGCCGCGGGACGGTAATGCAGGAGTGCGGATTGCAGAAACGCCGTCCGGTATGCTCAACTGCGTCGGTTTGGAAAATGTCGGCTATGATGAGTTTGTGCGGCGGGTATTGCCGGAAATCCTTCCGCAGCTACACATTCCGTTGATTATTAATATTAACGGCAAAACCGCAGAAGAATATGCGGAACTTGCCGCCCGTCTGAACGACATCGCGGAAGTTGCGGCCATAGAGCTCAATATTTCCTGCCCGAATGTAAAGCATGGAGGGATGGCTTTCGGTACCGATCCGGCGCAAACGGAGCGGGTGGTCTCGCTGGTACGGGCGGCAAGCCGGAAACCGCTCATCGTGAAGCTGTCGCCGAACGTTACCGACATTACGGTTTTTGCCCGCATCGCGGAGGCTCAAGGAGCGGATGCGCTGTCGCTGATTAACACGGTTTCCGGTATGGCAATCGACATCAATACGCAAAAGCCTCTGCTCGGCAATATTTTCGGCGGACTGTCCGGACCTGCGGTAAAACCCATCGCGGTCAGGATGGTCTATCAGGCGTCGCAGGTTACGTCGCTGCCGATCGTCGGAATGGGCGGTATACGGACTGCCGAGGACGCAATCGAATTTATACTTGCAGGCGCTTCGGCAGTTGCGGTCGGCTGCGGTCTTTTTAACAATCCTTGCGCTGCGGTAGAAATACTTGACGGTCTTGAACGATACTGTGAAAAGCATCAAACTGCCGTTACGGATTTGGTTGGCCGCAGCCATCCCGATAGAGGAACTGCATACCGCAGCAGACTCAAACACCGCGGCACTGTTCGCAGTACCGTTCAATAA
- the pyrF gene encoding orotidine-5'-phosphate decarboxylase has protein sequence MEKTQCGTISSAVREKLIVALDYDTLDQAAALVEQLGDSVTVYKAGLEIFLRTKGAIVDYLHGKNKKVFLDLKFHDITNTVVQACLFAAEQNVFMFNVHCSNSEKTMRAVAEMLKEKGSRSICIGVTVLTNLNAQDLQQFYGAAVDVKTTVEAMAAAVSNAGLQGIVCSAQEAGAIKQRFGKNFITVCPGVRPAFTQSSSYAQSRKEDQARVMTAYEAVKNGADYLVVGRPITQHPDPVQAVYAVLEEIRGNL, from the coding sequence ATGGAAAAGACACAATGCGGAACTATCAGCAGCGCTGTTCGTGAAAAATTGATTGTTGCGTTGGACTATGACACGCTCGACCAAGCAGCCGCCCTCGTGGAGCAGCTCGGCGATAGCGTTACGGTGTATAAGGCTGGGTTGGAAATTTTCTTACGGACGAAGGGAGCCATTGTCGATTATTTGCACGGAAAAAACAAAAAAGTATTTTTGGATTTAAAGTTCCACGATATTACCAACACGGTAGTACAGGCCTGCCTTTTTGCGGCGGAGCAAAACGTGTTCATGTTCAATGTGCATTGTTCCAACAGCGAAAAAACCATGCGGGCAGTCGCCGAGATGCTCAAAGAAAAAGGTTCTCGGAGCATTTGCATCGGCGTAACGGTCTTAACCAATTTAAACGCACAAGACTTACAACAATTCTACGGAGCAGCCGTCGATGTCAAAACAACCGTCGAAGCGATGGCGGCCGCTGTCAGCAATGCCGGTTTACAGGGTATTGTCTGTTCCGCTCAGGAGGCTGGCGCTATTAAACAGCGTTTCGGCAAGAATTTCATTACCGTATGTCCGGGAGTTCGACCTGCCTTTACCCAAAGCAGCTCGTATGCTCAAAGCCGCAAAGAAGATCAGGCGCGGGTGATGACTGCCTATGAAGCGGTAAAAAACGGAGCCGATTATTTGGTGGTCGGTCGCCCGATTACCCAACATCCCGATCCCGTTCAGGCTGTATATGCGGTTTTGGAGGAAATTAGAGGGAACCTCTAA
- a CDS encoding dihydroorotase yields the protein MLILKNGKTVRNEIIDLVINGDIIEDIIIKQGLSAQHCIKEVDAVQDSQEIDLEGRLVMPGIIDLHTHMRDPGLTHKEDFYTGSRACAKGGITTFFDMPNTQPPTVTAQALTEKIAQAARVSAVNFGFHFGASKNNNIDEIRRVIGSGQARSTKVFMNVSTGLMLIEDTALLAEIFKVGGLVFVHAEAEMIDKAIELNARYGNGLYICHISSEEEMRTVIKAKQNPELHNRQHPIYAEVTPHHLFLHTGMREASTEANMLLRMKPELKAQSDTAFLMQAIRDGYVDTIGTDHAPHTLDEKLTKLTFGIPGAETSLALMLTAVAEGDITLPLLQKLMSENPAAILGLTRKGVLAKGADADITVADTAVHWQLGRKDIASKCGWSPFEGWNFIGKNYMTIVNGNIVYRDGRFAADLQERPAGRFVFQT from the coding sequence GTGCTCATACTCAAAAACGGAAAAACCGTCCGCAACGAAATTATCGACCTTGTAATCAACGGCGATATAATTGAAGATATCATCATCAAACAGGGGCTGTCCGCTCAGCACTGCATAAAAGAAGTGGATGCCGTACAGGATTCACAAGAGATTGATTTGGAAGGCCGCCTCGTTATGCCGGGCATTATCGACCTGCACACCCACATGAGAGATCCGGGGCTTACTCATAAAGAAGATTTTTATACCGGTTCGCGTGCTTGTGCAAAAGGCGGCATAACGACTTTTTTTGATATGCCGAATACGCAGCCGCCGACGGTAACGGCTCAGGCGCTTACGGAAAAAATTGCACAGGCGGCGCGGGTTTCAGCCGTTAATTTCGGCTTTCACTTCGGCGCTTCAAAAAACAATAATATTGATGAAATCCGGCGCGTTATCGGCAGCGGTCAGGCGCGCAGTACGAAGGTGTTTATGAATGTAAGCACCGGTCTTATGCTGATTGAAGACACCGCTCTGCTGGCTGAAATTTTTAAGGTCGGCGGCTTGGTCTTTGTGCATGCCGAAGCGGAGATGATCGACAAAGCGATTGAGCTGAATGCCCGCTATGGGAACGGTCTGTATATTTGCCATATTTCTTCCGAAGAAGAGATGCGGACGGTCATCAAGGCGAAGCAAAATCCTGAATTACATAACCGGCAGCATCCCATCTATGCGGAAGTAACGCCTCATCATCTTTTTTTACACACCGGTATGCGCGAAGCGAGTACCGAAGCCAATATGCTGTTGCGGATGAAGCCCGAACTGAAAGCGCAATCCGATACTGCATTTTTGATGCAGGCCATTCGGGACGGCTACGTCGATACCATCGGCACCGATCACGCGCCTCACACACTGGATGAGAAATTGACAAAGCTGACTTTCGGCATACCGGGCGCCGAAACCTCGCTGGCGCTGATGCTCACTGCGGTGGCGGAAGGAGATATCACGCTGCCGCTGCTTCAAAAGCTGATGAGTGAAAATCCTGCTGCAATCCTCGGGCTAACGCGCAAAGGTGTACTTGCAAAAGGCGCCGATGCCGATATTACCGTTGCCGACACCGCGGTACACTGGCAGCTTGGCCGAAAGGACATCGCATCGAAATGCGGATGGTCGCCTTTTGAGGGCTGGAACTTTATCGGTAAAAATTATATGACTATTGTAAACGGCAACATAGTCTACCGTGACGGCCGTTTTGCCGCCGATTTACAGGAACGTCCCGCCGGACGTTTCGTATTTCAGACATAG
- the pyrE gene encoding orotate phosphoribosyltransferase has product MMMSIVCNSICRDKKEIEIAVARTLFEVKAVKINVAEPFTFASGIRSPIYCDNRSLLGWPQQRTLITEAFTQLIPADTDVIAGVATAGVPWAAFIANALNKPLAYVRSAPKDHGTGSTIEGAAVAGKKIALIEDLISTGKSSLGAVKSLRAAGAAEVSLKTIFSYQFAQADANFKNENCPFESLSRFSVLIELLQKEKYLSPEEAAIALEWNKEPETWFDRVRRG; this is encoded by the coding sequence ATGATGATGAGTATTGTGTGTAATTCGATTTGTCGTGATAAAAAAGAAATAGAAATTGCGGTTGCCCGCACGCTCTTTGAGGTAAAAGCCGTCAAGATTAACGTTGCGGAACCCTTTACCTTTGCTTCGGGGATACGCAGCCCTATCTATTGCGATAACCGCTCTCTTTTAGGTTGGCCTCAACAGCGCACTCTCATTACAGAGGCTTTTACACAATTAATTCCTGCCGATACCGATGTGATTGCGGGTGTCGCTACGGCAGGGGTTCCGTGGGCTGCCTTCATTGCAAATGCCTTGAACAAACCGCTTGCCTACGTACGTTCCGCGCCGAAAGATCACGGAACGGGCAGCACAATAGAAGGAGCGGCCGTTGCAGGTAAGAAGATAGCGCTTATCGAAGATTTAATCTCGACGGGGAAGAGCAGCCTCGGTGCGGTGAAGTCCTTACGTGCAGCCGGAGCCGCCGAGGTGAGTTTAAAAACGATTTTTTCTTATCAATTTGCGCAAGCTGATGCCAATTTTAAAAACGAAAACTGTCCATTTGAATCGCTCTCCCGTTTTTCGGTTTTAATTGAGCTCTTGCAAAAAGAAAAGTATTTAAGCCCCGAAGAAGCCGCTATCGCGCTTGAATGGAACAAGGAACCCGAAACTTGGTTTGACCGTGTACGGCGCGGGTAA
- the mfd gene encoding transcription-repair coupling factor, with translation MKEHTLQDSIHSWKTMQDAFSSLREGRFPYHIHGLSGGIFAFFLAEYVRHFNANLYIVVPTEKEIEELRADLDIAGLQAQILPWWGNMAYRPVQNSAPVFAERAQVLAELCAGAPVSGSVSSGLTSKAVSGLAAPNSAISNSTANTVTVMTQRAFLTPVPPPDYLKTLTCTLYKGKEIDTEKIASLLVQWGYTRVPRVSVRGEFALRGEVLDVCAAANKGSQHTAYRIQFDFTTIEKIKSFDMHTQASVEEFDSLTLYPMKEVIWDDERIAAFERNVQNMPEFTAEGMEKLIAHLKEHRAFDGEELFYPLCFEKPASVLDYLEYLHGAASTQRNADGASRHQGTGGATKPAVLLYMDYDRQRNAVEALEREYHGLYNKITRAIDDDLKHNLLITEYPMPQRLLLPFAELTESYPQSLFLRTLKESDETGASIVFNCDPPRSFFGNIVYLKEELTHLQQEGWRIFVFAESDAQALRIGELLKDIKATVLPLTLSSGFGIPELKILVIQENEIFGRRRRIPKSVKQVRSSVIDTFVELNPGDYVVHVNYGIGQFKGIERVKTLGHERDYINLLYAQDETVFIPIEQANLVQRYIGNEGEAPRLDIIGSKAWENRKNKVKKSVEDIADKLIDLYSRRKAAAGFAFAKDNEWQTAFEAAFPYEETEDQLTCIADVKTDMEKPIPMDRLICGDVGYGKTEIAMRAAFKAVMSGKQAAFLAPTTILAEQHFDTFQERFQKFPVKLARLSRFVPKAEQKKVLTQLKNGELDIVIGTHRVIQKDVQFKDLGLMIVDEEQRFGVKDKERLKQMKTNIDCLSLSATPIPRTLHISLLKIRDMSLLTTPPQNRRPVETVISPFDPEKIAQAIRFEVDRGGQVFYLHNRVESLEETRYKIQQLIPEVLIDIAHGQMSATELEDIFRRFNMGGFHVLIATTIIENGIDIPNANTIIIDRADMYGVSQLYQLRGRVGRSDRKAYAYLLYPENKALSEVAMKRLQVISDFTELGSGFKIAMKDMEIRGAGNLLGKEQSGDIYSVGFDLYLRLLEEAVERLQNAGYEPETEPVIELEYTGFIPDSYIRVPETKMEIYKKIAAVRTAEELDRLYAELSDRFGPVPEEAESLLSLAEIKIICAKLAIASLKERNGTVRITFAKVSKISIDKLLRMIKESAGRVKLDAKQPNVIMLETGSIGLKEKSEFISEKLNQLI, from the coding sequence ATGAAAGAACATACATTACAAGACAGTATCCATTCTTGGAAGACCATGCAAGACGCTTTTTCCTCTTTGAGGGAAGGGCGTTTTCCGTATCATATACACGGACTTTCAGGTGGTATATTCGCTTTTTTTCTTGCCGAATATGTTCGGCATTTTAACGCTAATCTCTATATCGTCGTACCGACGGAAAAAGAAATAGAAGAGTTACGCGCAGACCTCGATATTGCAGGATTACAAGCTCAGATTTTGCCGTGGTGGGGCAATATGGCATATCGCCCCGTACAAAACTCTGCGCCAGTGTTTGCAGAACGTGCTCAAGTTTTAGCCGAACTCTGCGCAGGGGCACCGGTCTCCGGTTCGGTATCGTCCGGCTTGACGTCAAAGGCGGTGTCCGGATTGGCGGCACCAAACTCAGCGATATCAAACTCGACAGCAAACACAGTAACGGTTATGACCCAGCGGGCATTTCTAACGCCGGTTCCGCCGCCCGACTACCTTAAAACACTTACCTGTACTCTCTATAAAGGTAAGGAAATCGATACGGAAAAAATAGCCTCGCTGTTGGTGCAATGGGGCTATACGCGGGTGCCGCGGGTAAGTGTCCGGGGCGAGTTTGCGCTCCGTGGCGAGGTGCTTGATGTCTGCGCCGCCGCTAACAAAGGGTCGCAACACACCGCTTACCGTATCCAATTCGACTTTACTACTATCGAAAAAATAAAATCCTTCGATATGCACACGCAGGCCTCGGTTGAAGAATTTGACAGCCTTACGCTCTATCCGATGAAAGAAGTTATCTGGGATGATGAGCGGATCGCCGCGTTCGAACGGAATGTGCAGAATATGCCTGAATTTACCGCCGAAGGCATGGAAAAGCTTATTGCGCACTTAAAAGAACACCGTGCTTTTGACGGTGAAGAGCTTTTTTATCCGCTCTGTTTTGAAAAACCTGCGAGCGTCCTTGATTATCTTGAGTATCTGCACGGCGCTGCATCAACACAGCGGAATGCAGATGGCGCTTCAAGACATCAGGGTACAGGCGGCGCTACGAAACCTGCAGTTCTCCTGTATATGGACTACGACCGGCAGCGGAACGCGGTGGAGGCGCTGGAGCGGGAGTATCACGGCTTATATAACAAAATCACCCGTGCCATTGACGACGACCTCAAACATAACCTTTTAATTACCGAATATCCCATGCCGCAGCGCCTTTTGTTGCCCTTTGCGGAGTTGACCGAAAGCTATCCGCAGAGCCTTTTCCTCCGAACGCTGAAAGAATCGGACGAAACCGGAGCGTCGATTGTGTTTAACTGCGACCCGCCGCGCAGTTTTTTCGGCAACATCGTGTATCTAAAAGAAGAATTAACGCATTTGCAGCAGGAAGGCTGGCGTATTTTTGTGTTTGCGGAAAGCGATGCGCAGGCGCTCCGTATCGGCGAATTGCTCAAGGATATTAAAGCTACCGTGCTGCCGCTCACACTTTCTTCCGGCTTCGGCATCCCCGAGCTGAAAATACTCGTTATTCAAGAAAACGAAATTTTCGGCAGGCGGCGGCGCATCCCGAAATCGGTTAAGCAGGTTAGAAGCTCGGTTATCGATACCTTTGTGGAACTCAATCCCGGCGATTATGTTGTCCACGTCAACTACGGTATCGGACAGTTTAAGGGGATTGAACGCGTTAAAACGCTGGGGCATGAGCGCGACTATATCAACCTGCTGTACGCGCAGGACGAAACGGTGTTTATCCCGATCGAGCAGGCGAACCTCGTGCAGCGGTATATCGGCAATGAAGGCGAAGCACCGCGGCTGGATATTATCGGTTCTAAGGCGTGGGAAAACCGGAAAAACAAGGTTAAAAAATCGGTTGAAGATATCGCCGATAAACTCATCGACCTGTATTCCCGCCGTAAAGCCGCCGCCGGTTTTGCCTTTGCGAAAGACAACGAATGGCAAACCGCTTTTGAGGCTGCCTTCCCGTATGAAGAGACCGAAGATCAGCTGACCTGTATTGCCGATGTAAAGACCGATATGGAAAAACCGATACCGATGGATCGGCTCATCTGCGGCGACGTCGGATACGGTAAGACGGAAATTGCAATGCGGGCGGCTTTTAAGGCGGTGATGAGCGGAAAGCAGGCTGCCTTTTTAGCTCCGACCACCATTCTCGCGGAGCAGCACTTTGATACCTTTCAAGAACGCTTTCAAAAATTTCCGGTAAAACTCGCACGGCTTTCCCGCTTTGTTCCCAAGGCTGAACAGAAAAAAGTGCTGACTCAGCTGAAAAACGGCGAACTGGATATCGTTATCGGTACACACCGAGTTATCCAAAAAGACGTGCAGTTTAAAGATTTGGGACTGATGATTGTTGACGAGGAACAGCGGTTCGGGGTTAAAGACAAGGAGCGGCTCAAACAGATGAAGACGAATATCGACTGCCTCTCTTTGAGTGCGACCCCCATCCCGCGTACCCTGCATATCAGTCTGTTAAAAATCCGCGACATGAGCCTTTTAACCACACCGCCGCAAAACCGCCGTCCGGTAGAAACCGTTATTTCTCCGTTTGACCCTGAAAAAATTGCGCAGGCGATCCGTTTTGAAGTTGACCGCGGCGGACAGGTGTTCTATCTGCATAACCGCGTGGAGAGCCTCGAAGAAACACGGTATAAAATCCAGCAGCTCATCCCCGAAGTGCTTATCGATATTGCCCACGGACAGATGAGCGCTACCGAACTTGAAGATATTTTCCGCCGCTTCAACATGGGCGGCTTTCATGTCCTTATCGCGACTACTATCATCGAAAACGGTATCGACATCCCCAATGCGAACACCATCATCATCGACCGCGCCGATATGTACGGCGTTTCGCAGCTGTACCAACTGCGCGGCCGCGTCGGGCGTTCCGACAGAAAGGCATACGCGTATCTCCTCTATCCCGAAAACAAGGCGTTGTCGGAGGTTGCGATGAAGCGGCTGCAGGTTATCTCCGATTTTACGGAACTCGGCTCCGGCTTTAAAATTGCAATGAAGGATATGGAAATCCGCGGCGCAGGGAATCTGTTGGGAAAAGAGCAGTCAGGCGATATTTATTCCGTCGGTTTTGACCTTTACCTTCGCCTGCTGGAAGAGGCGGTGGAACGGCTGCAAAACGCCGGTTACGAGCCTGAGACGGAACCGGTCATAGAGCTTGAGTACACGGGCTTTATCCCCGACAGCTATATCCGCGTGCCGGAAACAAAGATGGAAATATACAAAAAAATCGCCGCCGTCCGTACCGCGGAAGAACTGGATAGGCTCTACGCGGAACTGTCCGACCGGTTTGGCCCCGTTCCGGAAGAAGCAGAAAGCCTGCTTTCTCTTGCCGAAATCAAAATTATCTGTGCAAAACTCGCAATCGCCTCGCTTAAAGAGCGGAACGGCACCGTGCGCATCACCTTTGCGAAGGTCTCAAAGATTTCTATCGATAAATTGCTCCGCATGATAAAAGAGTCGGCCGGGCGGGTTAAACTCGATGCAAAGCAACCGAACGTCATCATGCTCGAAACCGGCTCTATCGGCTTAAAAGAAAAGAGCGAATTTATCAGCGAAAAACTCAATCAGCTGATATAA
- a CDS encoding Crp/Fnr family transcriptional regulator: MPDLFASFARFAKKFPKGSVIFSEFEPGASFYLIQSGRVQLIKIINGAEKNLDILQQGEIFGEMAVLDNSPRSASAIAYDDVVALEFNKENFEILLTGNPAIAMRLLKTFVKRIYVQKRRFMILTIQDNVARVGDVFLMLDETQPDLDRSTQMRTFIITPEEVARWAGLSAEATGDALRKFADQGRLEVYGDRIIVKNIVDLARFVTTRRTKDNFFG, translated from the coding sequence ATGCCTGATTTATTTGCCTCGTTTGCCCGTTTTGCAAAAAAATTCCCCAAAGGTTCGGTTATTTTTTCCGAATTTGAACCCGGTGCTTCCTTTTATTTAATTCAATCGGGTCGTGTTCAGTTGATTAAGATCATCAACGGAGCGGAAAAAAATCTCGATATTTTACAACAGGGAGAGATCTTCGGCGAGATGGCTGTTTTGGATAATTCTCCCCGTTCCGCTTCCGCAATCGCGTATGACGATGTTGTTGCGCTCGAGTTTAATAAAGAAAACTTTGAAATTCTGTTAACCGGCAATCCGGCCATTGCAATGCGTTTGTTAAAGACCTTTGTAAAGCGTATTTACGTCCAAAAGCGGCGATTTATGATTTTGACGATACAAGATAATGTTGCCCGTGTCGGCGATGTATTCTTGATGCTTGATGAAACGCAGCCCGATCTTGACCGTTCTACCCAGATGCGTACCTTTATCATTACGCCTGAAGAAGTCGCCCGATGGGCAGGTCTTTCGGCAGAGGCAACCGGCGATGCGCTGCGGAAATTCGCCGATCAGGGGCGGTTAGAGGTATACGGCGACCGTATTATCGTAAAAAATATTGTTGACCTTGCCCGTTTCGTAACGACCCGGCGTACAAAAGACAATTTCTTCGGATAA
- a CDS encoding cyclic nucleotide-binding domain-containing protein: protein MPKAVQYSANSVIYFSGDFDARVFLLHSGHIALNSLDIETGAQVTEYIKTGEFFGVKSALGNYPREESAMVLTDSLVYTFSVAEFESFAQTNTRIILQMLKVFSRQLRNIHHQLESLMDSKQQTNNEDGLFTVATAFYKSQHYQAAAQVAARYRALYPAGKYLAAIGPIIANSTQMAGRSFGEARQTGSVNAAPGGGAAQPEQSNDASVELTFQLAEDLAKQQKWADAYKQYHTIIELKQGANIEASYLGAARCLYKQAEYVRCIQLGTGFITQFPKSLKLAEILMFLGLCYQGMDRPDKALPFYDKALTMAGPLLVPKIKELQATCEGAIHA from the coding sequence ATGCCAAAGGCTGTTCAATACAGCGCAAATTCAGTAATTTATTTTTCAGGCGATTTTGATGCTCGGGTATTTTTGCTGCATAGCGGACATATTGCACTTAATTCGCTCGATATTGAAACCGGCGCGCAGGTAACGGAGTATATTAAAACCGGTGAGTTTTTTGGGGTGAAGTCCGCACTTGGGAATTATCCGCGGGAAGAAAGCGCAATGGTTTTAACCGATTCGCTCGTATATACCTTCTCGGTTGCCGAATTTGAAAGCTTTGCTCAAACGAATACTCGTATTATCCTTCAAATGTTGAAGGTTTTTTCCAGACAACTGAGAAATATTCATCACCAACTTGAATCGTTGATGGATAGTAAACAGCAAACGAATAACGAAGACGGTTTATTCACGGTTGCAACGGCTTTTTACAAGTCACAGCATTATCAAGCAGCTGCCCAAGTAGCTGCGCGCTATCGGGCGCTCTATCCGGCCGGTAAGTATTTGGCTGCTATCGGGCCGATTATTGCAAATTCGACACAGATGGCAGGGCGCAGCTTCGGTGAGGCACGGCAAACAGGCAGTGTCAATGCCGCGCCCGGCGGCGGAGCTGCTCAACCAGAACAGAGCAATGATGCCTCTGTAGAATTGACGTTCCAACTTGCCGAAGATTTGGCAAAGCAGCAAAAGTGGGCTGATGCGTATAAACAATACCATACGATTATCGAGTTAAAGCAAGGTGCAAATATCGAAGCATCCTATTTAGGGGCAGCCCGCTGTTTATATAAACAAGCGGAATATGTCCGGTGTATTCAACTTGGCACCGGCTTTATCACCCAATTTCCCAAATCTTTAAAACTTGCAGAAATTCTGATGTTCCTCGGCCTCTGCTATCAAGGTATGGATCGCCCCGATAAAGCGTTGCCGTTCTATGATAAAGCTTTGACGATGGCAGGTCCGCTGCTGGTGCCTAAGATTAAAGAATTGCAGGCTACATGCGAAGGAGCTATTCATGCCTGA
- a CDS encoding PHP domain-containing protein translates to MIDLHTHSTASDGTFSPAELAAEAHKAGLSLFALTDHDTVAGVAEAQQAGKVLGIRVLPGIEISVEWQPGELHLLGLGIDIENKTLCSLMQYAQAKRLERNRKIIEKFNEAGIVIDEEKLAQLAGGAVIGRPHFAKYLVQGKKAKSIQDAFLKYLAKGRPFYIEKECLPLAEAIEAIKAARGVPVLAHPMSLYLSWGKLPETIAQFKEQGLVGLEAWHSGARYGECVRLQALAEELGLIVTAGSDFHGKNRKDVYLGRTAAHLPIEDRFFTDNLLPALAAVNADYR, encoded by the coding sequence ATGATAGATTTGCATACTCATTCCACTGCTTCCGACGGCACTTTTTCACCGGCGGAACTGGCAGCGGAAGCCCATAAAGCCGGTCTTTCATTGTTTGCCCTTACCGACCACGACACGGTAGCAGGGGTTGCGGAAGCTCAGCAAGCGGGTAAAGTGCTCGGCATCCGTGTTTTACCGGGAATAGAAATCAGCGTTGAATGGCAGCCGGGAGAGCTGCATCTACTCGGACTTGGAATCGATATTGAAAATAAAACTCTGTGCAGTCTTATGCAGTATGCGCAGGCAAAGCGGCTGGAACGGAACCGTAAGATAATAGAAAAATTCAATGAGGCGGGAATTGTAATCGATGAAGAAAAGCTTGCCCAACTTGCCGGAGGGGCGGTAATCGGACGGCCTCATTTTGCGAAGTATCTTGTACAGGGAAAAAAAGCAAAATCCATTCAAGACGCCTTTCTTAAATATCTAGCCAAAGGACGGCCGTTTTATATTGAAAAGGAATGTTTACCGCTTGCGGAAGCGATAGAGGCTATTAAAGCCGCTCGCGGAGTTCCCGTTTTGGCGCATCCGATGTCGCTCTATCTTTCGTGGGGAAAACTGCCCGAAACGATTGCGCAATTCAAGGAGCAAGGCTTAGTAGGCCTTGAAGCATGGCATTCGGGAGCACGTTATGGGGAATGTGTGCGGCTGCAAGCATTGGCGGAAGAACTCGGATTGATTGTTACCGCCGGCAGCGACTTCCACGGTAAGAACCGTAAAGATGTGTATTTAGGCAGAACCGCAGCCCATCTCCCGATTGAAGACCGTTTTTTTACCGATAACCTGCTCCCCGCGCTTGCTGCCGTAAATGCCGACTATCGGTAA